In one Nocardia tengchongensis genomic region, the following are encoded:
- a CDS encoding MFS transporter: MSTSVDTAVPPGTAPDDSGRLDGASNLRIWSVLAIIVLFTEISPMQYVMVASALRQIAPTFPEQGANINWAIIVFGIFGAAVSPLIGKLSDIYGKKRMFLVCGGLFLIGTVMCALTSTWAIFLVGRALQASAIATTVVSYGLIRDLMPRRMVPIGLGIASTGLGVSALAGPLIGGYITDHTSWRGLFWFLFIFTLVMTPLLILFVPESKLRTPQRLDIIGAVLLGAGATLTLLYLDKGQDWGWSKPSTLVWLIGGLVLLALFPIVEMRAKNPIMDMKLLFNPRVSVVLFIGLLASFMIGYQSYATGYMTQSPPSSAVVSQVKDATWEQVKSGALAQAQAQALTQARAQGLAQAEAQAKAAMPPGMDLPPDLVKQLTEKVNAQVTPEVVNAQVPPEMVYQHLPPDMVKVDLEPGYSYGDNFTLMKYATHVTLAQSLIAMLFGFLGGLWIRRSGARWPLITALTISVGSGLAYAAMSHGWQTITLISAVYGVAFAFYYASTPNLIVEGVPAQQQGISAGMLGVMQAMGAAVGLAVATAFLTANPVKAVVSVTGAPPVTKEIPMLYADKGYEMGFYFVAASAAVALVGALVMKHGRTPATGGAAH, translated from the coding sequence ATGTCCACCTCCGTCGACACCGCGGTGCCGCCCGGAACTGCGCCTGACGACTCGGGTCGTCTCGATGGCGCATCGAACCTGAGGATCTGGTCGGTCCTCGCAATCATCGTGCTGTTCACCGAGATCTCTCCGATGCAGTACGTCATGGTCGCCTCAGCCCTGCGCCAGATCGCGCCCACCTTCCCCGAGCAGGGCGCGAACATCAACTGGGCCATCATCGTCTTCGGCATTTTCGGTGCCGCGGTGTCCCCGCTGATCGGCAAGCTCAGTGACATCTACGGCAAGAAGCGGATGTTCCTGGTCTGCGGCGGGCTGTTCCTCATCGGCACTGTCATGTGCGCGCTGACCAGCACCTGGGCGATCTTCCTGGTGGGCCGCGCGCTGCAGGCTTCGGCTATCGCGACGACCGTGGTGTCCTACGGTCTGATCCGCGACCTGATGCCGCGCCGCATGGTTCCCATCGGCCTGGGCATCGCCTCCACGGGTCTGGGCGTCTCCGCGCTCGCGGGTCCGCTGATCGGCGGCTACATCACCGATCACACCAGCTGGCGCGGACTGTTCTGGTTCCTGTTCATCTTCACCCTGGTGATGACCCCGTTGCTGATCCTGTTCGTGCCGGAGTCGAAGCTGCGCACCCCGCAGCGCCTGGACATCATCGGCGCGGTGCTGCTCGGCGCGGGCGCCACCCTCACCCTGCTGTACCTGGACAAGGGCCAGGACTGGGGCTGGAGCAAGCCCTCCACGCTGGTGTGGCTGATCGGCGGCCTGGTGCTGCTGGCCCTGTTCCCGATCGTGGAGATGCGCGCCAAGAACCCGATCATGGACATGAAGCTGCTGTTCAACCCGCGCGTCAGCGTGGTGCTGTTCATCGGCCTGCTGGCCTCGTTCATGATCGGATACCAGTCCTACGCAACCGGTTACATGACCCAGTCGCCGCCGTCCTCGGCGGTGGTCTCGCAGGTCAAGGACGCCACCTGGGAGCAGGTGAAGTCCGGTGCGCTGGCCCAAGCCCAAGCCCAGGCGCTCACCCAGGCGCGGGCCCAGGGCCTCGCTCAGGCCGAGGCGCAGGCCAAGGCCGCCATGCCGCCGGGCATGGACCTGCCGCCGGATCTGGTCAAGCAGTTGACCGAGAAGGTGAATGCTCAGGTGACCCCGGAGGTCGTCAATGCTCAGGTGCCGCCGGAGATGGTGTACCAGCACCTGCCGCCGGACATGGTCAAGGTCGATCTGGAGCCGGGCTACTCCTACGGCGACAACTTCACCCTGATGAAGTACGCCACGCACGTCACGCTCGCCCAGTCCTTGATCGCCATGCTCTTCGGCTTCCTCGGCGGTCTGTGGATCCGGCGCTCCGGTGCACGCTGGCCTCTCATCACGGCCCTGACCATCTCCGTCGGCTCCGGTCTGGCCTACGCGGCCATGTCGCACGGGTGGCAGACCATCACGCTGATCAGCGCGGTCTACGGTGTCGCGTTCGCGTTCTACTACGCGTCCACGCCGAACCTGATCGTGGAAGGTGTTCCGGCGCAACAGCAGGGCATCAGCGCGGGCATGCTGGGCGTCATGCAGGCCATGGGCGCGGCCGTCGGTCTCGCGGTGGCCACCGCGTTCCTGACCGCCAACCCGGTCAAGGCCGTGGTGTCGGTGACGGGCGCGCCGCCGGTCACCAAGGAGATCCCGATGCTCTACGCCGACAAGGGTTATGAGATGGGCTTCTACTTCGTGGCGGCCTCGGCCGCGGTGGCGCTGGTCGGAGCGCTCGTCATGAAGCACGGACGTACCCCCGCAACGGGCGGTGCCGCGCACTGA
- a CDS encoding IclR family transcriptional regulator produces MSVAMLPPADTRHPHNPMRAKESRASAEVPVSMIERMTLILDAFDASTPTLTLLGLVERTGLPRSTVHRILDQMIKLRWLAHTSGGYRLGMRALELGGLTADHNEIRDAVSPLLHELSQRTGMVGHLAVLDGRDVVYLDKAGGRFAASLPTRLGGRMPAHATALGKAMLACLEPNIAEAALRTRLPRLTPRTICEPEALTRELQQIRLRQGVAIDREEAIAGIACVAAPLRGRGTAPAALSLSGRAEGMSYDRLARVVLEVAHEAGRTLFPRRAHWR; encoded by the coding sequence ATGTCCGTCGCCATGCTGCCGCCCGCGGATACTCGGCACCCCCACAACCCCATGCGCGCCAAGGAATCTCGCGCCAGTGCCGAGGTCCCCGTCTCGATGATCGAGCGCATGACGCTGATCCTGGACGCTTTCGACGCCTCCACCCCCACCCTCACGCTGCTCGGACTGGTCGAGCGCACCGGGCTGCCGCGGTCCACCGTGCACCGGATCCTGGACCAGATGATCAAGCTGCGCTGGCTGGCCCACACCTCGGGCGGCTACCGCCTGGGCATGCGCGCCCTCGAGCTCGGCGGACTCACCGCCGACCACAACGAGATCCGCGACGCCGTCTCCCCGCTGCTGCACGAGCTGAGCCAGCGCACCGGCATGGTCGGCCACCTGGCGGTGCTCGACGGCCGCGACGTGGTCTACCTGGACAAGGCCGGCGGCCGCTTCGCGGCGAGCCTGCCCACCCGTCTGGGTGGCCGGATGCCCGCGCACGCAACCGCTCTCGGCAAGGCCATGCTGGCCTGTCTCGAGCCCAATATCGCCGAGGCCGCGCTGCGCACCCGCCTGCCGCGCCTCACCCCGCGCACCATCTGCGAGCCCGAGGCGCTGACCCGCGAGCTGCAGCAGATCCGCCTGCGCCAGGGCGTGGCCATCGACCGCGAGGAGGCCATCGCCGGAATCGCCTGTGTCGCCGCGCCGCTGCGGGGCCGGGGCACCGCGCCGGCCGCGCTGTCGCTGTCGGGCCGCGCCGAGGGCATGAGCTACGACCGGCTGGCCCGCGTCGTGCTCGAGGTCGCGCACGAGGCCGGCCGCACCCTGTTCCCGCGTCGCGCGCACTGGCGTTGA
- a CDS encoding PadR family transcriptional regulator, with the protein MIDGVPSAEARAIPDLPTTAWAVLGMLSHAEELSGYDLKKWADWGLQFFYWSPSFSQIYAELKRLEKHGYAVSRTVVSEDGMRGKRMYAITEAGREAASEWVNHSPVEAPVLKHSVMLRAWLGHLAEPDRMREILHQHIEYTETMRRRAQADAEGADVNPDWAYPSAVLRWCVKHYEAEKEFAEDLLSDLDKLARQRSRRKTTKK; encoded by the coding sequence ATGATCGATGGCGTGCCGTCCGCGGAGGCGCGGGCGATTCCGGACCTGCCCACGACGGCGTGGGCGGTGCTCGGAATGCTCTCGCATGCCGAGGAACTCTCCGGATACGACCTCAAGAAATGGGCCGACTGGGGTCTGCAGTTCTTCTACTGGAGTCCCTCGTTCTCCCAGATCTACGCCGAGCTCAAGCGTTTGGAGAAGCACGGGTACGCGGTGTCGCGAACCGTGGTCTCCGAGGACGGCATGCGCGGTAAGCGCATGTACGCCATCACCGAAGCCGGGCGCGAGGCCGCCTCGGAGTGGGTCAATCACTCCCCCGTCGAGGCCCCGGTGCTCAAACACAGCGTGATGCTGCGGGCCTGGCTCGGTCATCTGGCCGAGCCGGACCGGATGCGCGAGATCCTGCATCAGCACATCGAATACACCGAGACCATGCGCCGCCGGGCCCAGGCCGACGCCGAGGGCGCGGATGTGAATCCGGATTGGGCCTATCCGAGCGCGGTCTTGCGTTGGTGCGTCAAGCATTACGAGGCGGAGAAAGAATTCGCAGAGGACTTGCTGTCAGATTTGGACAAACTGGCGAGGCAGCGTAGCCGCCGGAAGACCACGAAGAAATAG